From one Thermanaeromonas sp. C210 genomic stretch:
- the tpiA gene encoding triose-phosphate isomerase gives MRRPIIAGNWKMHKTSAEARRLITDLKQLVGGAQVEVVVCPPFTALAAAVAAAAGSNISVGAQDIFWEDEGAYTGEISGPMLKELGCRYCIIGHSERRQYFGETNATVKKKVQAAFRSELTPIVCVGETLAEREAGQTLEVCRRQVEEGLGDLTPEQVARLVVAYEPVWAIGTGKNATGEDAQEAIGYIRERLAAMYGREAADKCRIQYGGSVKPENIAEFMARPDIDGALVGGASLDPISFAAIVNTAAED, from the coding sequence TTGCGCCGGCCCATTATTGCGGGTAACTGGAAAATGCACAAGACTTCCGCCGAAGCGCGGCGCCTGATAACGGATCTGAAGCAGCTGGTGGGCGGGGCCCAGGTAGAAGTGGTGGTCTGCCCGCCCTTCACCGCCCTGGCCGCGGCCGTGGCCGCTGCGGCAGGGTCTAATATCAGCGTTGGCGCCCAGGATATCTTTTGGGAAGACGAGGGCGCCTATACCGGCGAGATCTCGGGCCCCATGTTAAAGGAACTGGGATGTCGGTATTGTATTATCGGTCATTCTGAGCGGCGGCAGTATTTCGGCGAGACCAACGCCACCGTTAAGAAAAAGGTGCAGGCGGCCTTTCGGTCCGAACTCACACCCATTGTATGCGTGGGCGAAACCCTGGCCGAGCGGGAGGCGGGGCAGACCTTGGAAGTATGCCGGCGCCAGGTGGAAGAAGGACTGGGGGACCTCACCCCGGAGCAGGTGGCCCGCCTGGTAGTGGCCTACGAGCCGGTCTGGGCTATAGGCACGGGCAAGAACGCCACGGGCGAGGATGCCCAGGAAGCCATAGGGTACATCCGGGAGCGGTTGGCTGCCATGTACGGACGGGAGGCGGCCGACAAATGCCGCATCCAGTACGGGGGCAGTGTAAAACCGGAAAACATAGCGGAATTTATGGCCCGGCCAGACATAGATGGTGCCCTGGTGGGAGGGGCCAGCCTGGACCCGATCTCTTTTGCCGCCATTGTGAATACCGCTGCGGAGGACTGA
- the rpoN gene encoding RNA polymerase factor sigma-54 produces the protein MRAGMGLHLEQTQKLVMTPELRQAIVILQLSTLELIDYIQQELEENPILELREEEHLVAEDREEADDFDFEWTEYFADGSDLGYVPLPREDREEARQENYPAAEGQSLHDYLLLQLKLAVRCGNELKIGFFLIGNIDQNGYLKISIKEAAECLKVHPGEVWRVLEVIHRFDPPGVGARDLVECLLLQLRQYRDVPAGTEKIIRHFLPDVAEGRLAKIARRLGLSLSQVQAAVDFIRRLDPKPGRTFGSNRDVRYIIPDAIVERVGSEYVVLINDVAAPRLRINPHYKALLHQDCCDSRTRKFIEDRLNAAAWIIRSVEQRRLTLYRVISCIVEEQREFMEKGIKYLKPLTMRQVADKLGLHESTVSRATANKYVQTPQGLFELKFFFASGVGKRDGSAAAESIKKLIAEAVGREDPSSPLTDQQLTDILRQQGIRISRRTVAKYRDEAGIPAAGKRRRYD, from the coding sequence ATGCGGGCCGGTATGGGGCTTCACCTGGAACAGACCCAAAAGCTGGTAATGACGCCCGAACTGCGCCAGGCTATCGTTATTTTGCAGCTTTCCACCCTGGAGCTGATCGACTATATTCAGCAGGAACTAGAAGAGAACCCCATCCTCGAGCTCCGGGAGGAAGAACACCTGGTAGCAGAAGATAGGGAAGAGGCGGACGATTTCGATTTTGAGTGGACAGAGTACTTTGCCGACGGGAGCGACCTGGGCTATGTCCCCCTTCCCCGGGAAGATAGGGAGGAAGCCCGCCAGGAAAACTACCCGGCCGCCGAAGGCCAGAGCCTGCACGACTACTTGCTGTTACAGCTGAAACTGGCGGTGAGGTGCGGCAACGAGCTAAAGATAGGCTTTTTCTTAATCGGCAATATTGATCAGAATGGGTATTTGAAAATTTCCATTAAGGAGGCGGCCGAGTGCCTTAAGGTCCATCCGGGAGAAGTATGGCGGGTGCTGGAGGTCATCCACAGGTTCGACCCGCCGGGAGTGGGGGCGCGGGATCTGGTGGAGTGCCTGCTGCTGCAACTGCGCCAGTACCGGGACGTACCCGCCGGCACGGAAAAAATCATCCGCCATTTTTTGCCCGACGTGGCCGAGGGCAGGTTGGCCAAAATCGCCCGGCGCCTGGGCTTAAGCCTCTCCCAGGTACAGGCGGCCGTGGATTTTATCCGGCGGCTGGATCCCAAACCTGGCCGCACCTTCGGCAGCAACAGGGACGTCCGTTATATTATCCCCGATGCCATCGTAGAACGGGTGGGCAGCGAGTACGTAGTGCTGATCAATGACGTGGCCGCTCCCCGCCTGAGGATAAATCCCCATTACAAGGCCCTCCTGCACCAGGATTGCTGTGATTCCCGGACGCGCAAGTTCATTGAGGATAGGCTAAATGCGGCGGCCTGGATCATCCGGAGCGTAGAACAGCGGCGCTTGACCCTGTACCGGGTGATAAGCTGCATTGTAGAAGAGCAGCGGGAGTTCATGGAAAAGGGGATAAAATACCTTAAGCCCCTGACCATGCGCCAGGTGGCCGACAAGCTGGGCCTGCACGAATCCACGGTGAGCCGGGCTACGGCTAACAAATACGTGCAGACTCCCCAGGGCCTCTTCGAGTTGAAATTCTTTTTCGCCAGCGGCGTGGGCAAGAGGGACGGTTCGGCGGCGGCCGAAAGCATCAAAAAGCTGATTGCCGAAGCCGTGGGACGCGAAGATCCCTCCTCGCCCCTGACGGACCAGCAGTTGACCGATATCTTGCGGCAGCAGGGGATACGGATCTCCCGACGAACGGTGGCCAAGTACCGGGACGAGGCGGGTATTCCGGCGGCCGGCAAGCGCAGGCGTTACGACTAA
- a CDS encoding acyltransferase produces the protein MRRLQSFPVENTNSMACWRRVAPLWRVAWNFALIQFSRYLPFLRLKNFLLRLAGVRVASSASVGLMAMFDVLRPDLISIGENTIIGYNATILCHEFLPQEYRLGKVEIGSWVLIGANATILPGVRIGDGALVGAGAVVTQDVPPGAVVGGVPARPLRGDAA, from the coding sequence ATGCGTCGGCTCCAGAGTTTCCCAGTAGAAAATACTAATTCCATGGCCTGCTGGCGCCGGGTGGCACCCTTGTGGAGGGTGGCCTGGAACTTCGCCCTAATCCAGTTCAGCCGCTACCTGCCCTTTCTGCGGCTTAAGAATTTCCTCCTCCGGCTGGCAGGGGTTAGAGTGGCTTCCTCCGCCTCGGTAGGGTTGATGGCCATGTTCGACGTGTTAAGGCCCGACCTGATCAGCATAGGGGAGAACACCATTATCGGCTACAATGCGACCATCCTGTGCCATGAATTCCTGCCCCAAGAGTACCGCTTGGGGAAGGTGGAAATAGGCTCCTGGGTGCTGATCGGAGCTAACGCGACGATACTGCCCGGCGTGCGCATAGGCGACGGCGCCCTGGTAGGTGCGGGTGCGGTAGTAACGCAGGATGTGCCCCCGGGAGCCGTAGTGGGCGGAGTACCCGCCCGGCCCCTCAGGGGGGATGCGGCATGA
- the secG gene encoding preprotein translocase subunit SecG, producing the protein MLRTIVLVLQILVALALIASVLLQSGRSAGVSGAIAGGAESIFGKKKGLDEFLAKISAGLAAAFMLFTLLLSMV; encoded by the coding sequence ATGTTGCGGACTATAGTGTTGGTACTTCAGATTCTGGTTGCGCTGGCCTTAATTGCATCCGTCTTGCTTCAATCGGGCCGCAGCGCCGGGGTTTCGGGCGCCATTGCCGGCGGAGCGGAGAGCATCTTCGGCAAGAAAAAGGGACTGGATGAATTTTTGGCCAAAATATCAGCCGGTCTGGCGGCGGCCTTTATGCTGTTTACCTTACTTCTATCTATGGTTTAA
- the whiA gene encoding DNA-binding protein WhiA — MRENQLSFSARVKEELVRVQSRQDCCRMAELAALWHFSRGTRDVSLRGQDVLLTTESAALMRKAYSLAKEGGLKVRVARDKQKSSRRPHIYYLVNLEPEGEKILEERERSLHPCCRAAYLRGAFLAAGSVANPELAHHLELVVEARDLRFLRGLLRAMDLQPGVNRRNRGLALYFKDSQQIIKILSLMGAHAAVLTYENVLVYKNMRNHVNRLVNCETANLSKAIEAGMRQVENIRFLEDRIGLANLPQALREVAELRLRYPEATLKELGEMLSPRVGKSGVNHRLRRLEALAENLKAEGNTDASAPEFPSRKY; from the coding sequence TTGCGGGAAAACCAGCTTTCATTTTCGGCTCGCGTTAAAGAGGAGCTGGTCCGGGTCCAGTCCAGGCAGGACTGCTGTCGCATGGCGGAATTAGCCGCCCTCTGGCACTTTTCGCGCGGGACCCGGGATGTTTCACTCCGTGGTCAAGATGTCCTTTTGACCACGGAGAGCGCTGCCCTCATGCGGAAGGCCTACTCCCTGGCTAAAGAAGGGGGGCTTAAGGTTCGCGTAGCAAGGGACAAGCAAAAAAGCTCGCGCCGGCCCCACATCTATTATCTCGTAAACTTAGAACCGGAAGGGGAAAAAATACTGGAGGAAAGGGAGCGGTCCCTGCACCCCTGCTGCCGGGCGGCCTATCTGCGGGGGGCCTTTTTGGCCGCCGGCTCGGTGGCCAACCCGGAGCTGGCTCACCACCTGGAGCTGGTGGTAGAAGCCCGCGACCTCCGTTTCCTCCGGGGGCTGTTGCGGGCGATGGACCTCCAGCCGGGCGTGAACCGGCGTAACCGGGGGCTGGCCCTGTACTTCAAGGACAGCCAGCAGATCATAAAGATCTTAAGCCTCATGGGCGCCCATGCGGCCGTCCTGACCTACGAAAACGTGCTGGTGTATAAAAACATGCGCAACCATGTCAACCGGCTGGTGAACTGCGAAACGGCCAATTTGAGCAAGGCCATCGAGGCGGGGATGCGCCAGGTGGAAAACATCCGGTTTTTGGAAGATAGGATAGGCCTGGCCAACCTGCCCCAGGCCCTCCGGGAAGTGGCCGAGCTGAGGCTGCGCTACCCCGAAGCTACTTTAAAGGAGCTGGGGGAAATGTTGAGCCCCCGGGTGGGCAAATCGGGAGTTAACCATCGCCTGCGCCGCCTGGAGGCCCTGGCCGAGAATCTTAAAGCCGAGGGGAATACCGATGCGTCGGCTCCAGAGTTTCCCAGTAGAAAATACTAA
- the eno gene encoding phosphopyruvate hydratase has product MTIINDIYAREILDSRGNPTVEVEVVLEGGARGRAAVPSGASTGAYEAVELRDNDQQRYLGKGVQEAVGNVNSVIAPEIVGMDALDQRAVDQQLIELDGTPNKGKLGANAILGVSLAVAKAAAAALDLPLYRYLGGVNAHTLPVPMMNILNGGKHADNNVDIQEFMIMPAGAENFAEALRMGAEIFHYLKAVLKAKGLNTAVGDEGGFAPNLSSNVEAIEVILEAIGRAGYRPGEDVFLALDVAATELYRDGLYHFAGEGVTRTREEMVEFYASLVEKYPIISLEDGLAEDDWEGWQALTQRLGDRVQLVGDDLFVTNTQRLRRGIEMGVANSILIKVNQIGTLTETLEAIEMAKRAGYTAIVSHRSGETEDTTIADIVVATNAGQIKTGAPSRTDRVAKYNQLLRIEEELDLAATYAGPGAFYNIKK; this is encoded by the coding sequence ATGACCATTATTAACGATATTTATGCCCGGGAAATTTTGGATTCCCGGGGCAATCCCACCGTGGAGGTGGAGGTGGTCCTGGAAGGCGGGGCCCGGGGCAGGGCGGCCGTCCCTTCGGGGGCCTCTACCGGAGCCTATGAAGCGGTGGAATTAAGGGATAATGACCAACAGCGCTACCTTGGTAAAGGCGTGCAGGAAGCGGTGGGCAACGTCAACTCCGTCATCGCCCCGGAAATTGTAGGGATGGACGCCCTGGATCAGCGCGCCGTCGACCAGCAGCTCATCGAGCTGGACGGCACCCCCAACAAGGGCAAACTGGGGGCCAACGCCATCCTGGGCGTGTCACTGGCGGTGGCCAAGGCGGCAGCCGCCGCCCTGGATCTTCCCCTCTACCGCTACCTGGGAGGGGTTAACGCCCATACCCTTCCGGTTCCCATGATGAACATCCTCAACGGCGGAAAGCATGCCGACAATAACGTGGACATTCAAGAGTTCATGATCATGCCGGCGGGCGCGGAAAACTTCGCCGAAGCCCTGCGCATGGGCGCAGAAATCTTCCATTACCTCAAGGCGGTCCTCAAGGCCAAGGGGCTCAATACGGCCGTGGGCGACGAAGGGGGCTTCGCCCCTAATTTGAGCTCCAACGTCGAGGCCATTGAGGTGATCCTGGAAGCCATCGGCCGGGCCGGATACCGGCCGGGCGAGGATGTCTTCCTGGCCCTGGACGTCGCCGCCACCGAGCTCTACCGGGACGGCCTGTACCACTTCGCCGGGGAGGGAGTAACCCGTACCCGGGAAGAAATGGTAGAATTCTATGCCTCCCTGGTGGAGAAATATCCCATCATTTCCCTGGAGGACGGCCTGGCCGAGGACGATTGGGAAGGCTGGCAGGCGTTAACCCAAAGGTTGGGGGATAGGGTGCAGCTGGTCGGCGACGATCTCTTTGTGACCAACACCCAGAGGCTGCGTCGGGGAATTGAGATGGGAGTGGCCAACTCCATCCTCATTAAGGTCAACCAGATCGGCACCCTGACGGAAACCCTGGAGGCTATTGAAATGGCCAAGCGGGCCGGCTATACGGCCATCGTTTCCCACCGTTCGGGTGAGACGGAGGATACCACCATCGCCGATATTGTGGTGGCGACCAATGCCGGACAGATCAAGACCGGCGCTCCTTCCCGAACCGACAGGGTGGCCAAGTATAACCAGCTCCTACGCATCGAAGAGGAGCTGGACCTGGCGGCGACCTATGCCGGGCCGGGGGCTTTTTACAACATAAAGAAGTAG
- a CDS encoding phosphoglycerate kinase — protein MNKLTLKDLDVAGKRVLVRVDFNVPLDGGQVADDTRIRAALPTIRYLVDKGAKIILVSHLGRPKGKVNEALRMDPVARRLEELLGRPVKKVDECIGPEVERAVAALEPGEVLLLENIRFYPEEEKNDPEFARKLAALADIYINDAFGAAHRAHASTEGVARYLPAAAGFLMEKEIEIMGKALADPERPFVAVIGGAKVSDKIGVIRNLLGKVDTLIIGGGMANTFLKARGCKMGKSLVEEDKVSLAAELLAEAEKRKVNVLLPQDLVAAQEVAPGAAHRVVEADEGVPDGWAAVDIGPETRRAFAEALQGARTVVWNGPMGVFEMEPFAAGTEAVARAVAVVRGTTIVGGGDSVAAVEKMGVADKITHISTGGGASLEFLEGRQLPGVAALQDRS, from the coding sequence GTGAACAAGCTCACCCTTAAGGACCTGGACGTGGCCGGCAAGCGGGTATTGGTGCGGGTCGATTTCAATGTCCCCCTGGACGGCGGTCAGGTGGCGGACGACACCCGTATCCGGGCGGCCCTGCCTACCATCCGGTATCTTGTTGATAAGGGGGCCAAAATCATCCTGGTATCCCATTTGGGGCGGCCCAAGGGCAAGGTGAACGAGGCCCTGCGCATGGACCCGGTGGCCCGGCGCCTCGAGGAGCTCCTTGGCCGGCCGGTAAAAAAGGTGGATGAATGCATTGGCCCCGAGGTAGAAAGGGCCGTAGCGGCTTTGGAGCCGGGGGAAGTCCTGCTGCTGGAGAACATCCGGTTTTATCCTGAGGAGGAGAAAAACGACCCGGAATTCGCCCGGAAACTGGCGGCCCTGGCGGATATTTATATTAACGACGCCTTCGGCGCCGCCCACCGCGCCCATGCTTCCACCGAAGGAGTGGCCCGTTATCTGCCCGCCGCGGCCGGCTTCCTTATGGAGAAGGAAATCGAGATCATGGGCAAGGCCCTGGCCGACCCCGAACGGCCCTTTGTGGCGGTCATCGGGGGGGCCAAGGTTTCGGATAAAATCGGCGTGATCCGCAATTTGCTGGGCAAAGTGGACACCCTGATCATCGGCGGCGGTATGGCCAACACGTTCCTCAAAGCCAGGGGTTGTAAGATGGGCAAGTCCCTGGTAGAAGAGGATAAGGTATCCCTGGCAGCAGAGCTCCTGGCCGAAGCGGAGAAAAGGAAAGTCAACGTACTCCTTCCCCAGGACCTGGTGGCGGCCCAAGAAGTGGCGCCGGGAGCGGCCCACCGGGTGGTTGAGGCCGACGAAGGGGTACCCGACGGGTGGGCGGCCGTGGATATCGGCCCGGAAACCCGGCGCGCCTTTGCCGAAGCCTTACAGGGTGCCCGGACGGTGGTGTGGAATGGACCCATGGGCGTGTTCGAGATGGAGCCCTTTGCGGCGGGCACCGAGGCCGTCGCCAGGGCCGTAGCTGTGGTCCGGGGCACGACCATTGTGGGCGGTGGTGATTCCGTGGCCGCGGTAGAGAAGATGGGCGTGGCGGATAAGATTACCCATATATCCACCGGTGGAGGAGCTTCCCTGGAATTCCTGGAAGGCCGGCAACTGCCTGGGGTTGCGGCCCTGCAGGACAGGTCTTAA
- a CDS encoding ArsJ-associated glyceraldehyde-3-phosphate dehydrogenase, translated as MPVRIAINGFGRIGRLVMRASLKNPEVQVVAVNDLADAKTNAHLLKYDSVHGALDVPVEARDDEIVVAGRAIKVLSEREPAKLPWKELGVDIVVESTGVFTDATKAAAHLQAGAKKVIISAPAKNEDITVVMGVNEDKYDPARHHVVSNASCTTNCLAPVVKVLHRHFKILRGLMTTVHSYTNDQRILDLVHKDLRRARAAGMSIIPTTTGAAKAIGLVLPELKGKLHGFAMRVPTPNVSVVDLVADVEKSTTVEEVNAAFKAAAEGELKGILGYSEEPLVSRDFNGDARSSIVDAPSTMVMEGTMVKVIAWYDNEWAYSNRVIDLAAYMASKGL; from the coding sequence ATGCCAGTCAGGATTGCCATTAACGGTTTCGGCCGCATAGGCCGCCTGGTCATGCGCGCTTCCCTGAAGAACCCGGAGGTACAGGTTGTAGCCGTCAACGACCTGGCCGACGCCAAAACCAATGCCCACCTTTTGAAGTACGATTCCGTTCACGGAGCTCTGGATGTTCCGGTAGAGGCCCGCGATGACGAGATAGTGGTGGCCGGTCGCGCAATAAAGGTTCTGTCGGAAAGGGAACCGGCGAAGCTCCCGTGGAAGGAGCTGGGAGTAGACATCGTGGTGGAGTCCACCGGGGTGTTTACCGATGCCACCAAGGCGGCGGCCCACCTCCAGGCGGGCGCCAAGAAAGTCATCATCAGTGCTCCGGCCAAGAACGAAGATATTACCGTTGTCATGGGCGTGAACGAGGACAAATACGATCCCGCCAGACACCATGTGGTGTCCAACGCCTCCTGTACCACCAACTGCCTGGCTCCGGTGGTCAAGGTGCTGCACCGGCACTTCAAAATACTGCGGGGCCTGATGACCACCGTCCACTCCTACACCAACGATCAGCGTATTCTCGATCTGGTGCATAAGGATCTGCGCCGGGCCCGGGCCGCCGGCATGTCCATCATTCCCACTACCACCGGCGCGGCGAAAGCCATCGGCCTGGTATTGCCGGAATTAAAGGGCAAGCTCCACGGGTTTGCCATGCGCGTGCCCACGCCCAACGTTTCGGTAGTGGATCTCGTGGCCGATGTGGAAAAGAGCACCACGGTGGAAGAGGTAAATGCGGCTTTTAAGGCGGCGGCCGAAGGGGAACTGAAGGGTATTTTGGGCTACAGCGAGGAGCCCCTGGTTTCCCGCGACTTTAACGGGGACGCCCGTTCTTCCATTGTAGACGCCCCCTCCACCATGGTGATGGAAGGCACTATGGTTAAGGTCATCGCCTGGTACGACAACGAATGGGCCTACTCCAACCGGGTCATCGATCTGGCCGCCTACATGGCCTCCAAAGGGCTCTAG
- a CDS encoding DUF1405 domain-containing protein: protein MKGRGLLAWCRELLWENPHQPWFLKTLLGINFLGSLYGYYWYREQLAATPRIWWVFTPDSPLSTSLFTLALALALKGKENPFLRLLAAAGVIKYGLWAAVVITDYWLKGGPVEPLEAMLFLSHLGMALEGFIFVHHWPAGFRQVLGIGIWLGLNDYVDYALGWHPYLFRPDQEVLAAVTAVALSSLLILCFSCRKMAADQEY from the coding sequence ATGAAGGGTAGAGGCCTCCTGGCCTGGTGCCGCGAGTTGTTGTGGGAGAATCCCCACCAGCCGTGGTTCTTAAAGACCCTCCTGGGCATCAACTTTTTAGGCTCCTTATACGGTTACTACTGGTACCGGGAGCAGCTGGCCGCCACTCCCCGGATCTGGTGGGTCTTTACCCCTGACAGCCCCCTTTCGACTTCCCTCTTTACCCTGGCCCTGGCGCTGGCCCTGAAGGGGAAGGAAAACCCCTTCTTGAGGCTATTGGCGGCTGCGGGAGTGATCAAATACGGCCTGTGGGCGGCGGTTGTTATAACCGATTACTGGTTAAAAGGCGGCCCGGTGGAACCCCTGGAGGCCATGCTTTTCCTGAGCCACCTGGGCATGGCGCTGGAAGGATTTATTTTCGTACACCACTGGCCGGCCGGCTTCCGGCAGGTCCTCGGGATCGGGATTTGGTTGGGTCTGAATGATTATGTGGACTACGCCCTGGGGTGGCACCCCTACCTCTTCCGGCCGGACCAGGAGGTGCTGGCGGCCGTAACCGCCGTAGCCTTAAGCAGCCTATTAATTCTTTGTTTTTCATGCAGGAAAATGGCCGCCGACCAAGAATATTAA
- the gpmI gene encoding 2,3-bisphosphoglycerate-independent phosphoglycerate mutase gives MNKPLMLIILDGWGVSEEQEGNAVALARLPNFRRLWHEFPHTFLAASGEAVGLPKGQMGNSEVGHLNIGAGRIVYQELTRISRAIRDGSFFRNSVLLEALEQVKKRRGALHLLGLLSDGGVHSHLEHLYALLEFAARQGVDRVYIHAFLDGRDVPPACAGQYIEAVEEECRRHGRGAIATIMGRYYAMDRDRRWERTEKAYRALVAGEGHGFASAGEALEASYRRNITDEFVEPSVIMRDGRPLATVNDGDAVIFYNFRADRARQLTRAFVDDDFPYFERPGGKLDISFVCFTQYDATIPAPVAFPPQDLKDTLGEVVSRAGLKQLRIAETEKYAHVTFFFNGGVEEPFPNEDRVLVPSPKVATYDQKPEMSAYEVTVEVLKRLDTYDFIVLNFANPDMVGHTGDLQAAIRALEAVDECLGRLAEAMTSRRAPLIITADHGNAEEMVEPNGEPHTAHTSNPVPFILVDERYRQARLGEGSLQDVAPTVLALLGLDQPEAMTGRNLILEAEKAEVLP, from the coding sequence ATGAACAAACCGTTGATGCTTATAATCCTCGACGGGTGGGGGGTTAGCGAGGAGCAAGAGGGAAATGCCGTGGCCCTAGCCCGCCTGCCTAACTTCCGGCGTTTGTGGCATGAATTCCCCCATACCTTCCTGGCCGCTTCGGGCGAAGCCGTGGGACTCCCTAAAGGGCAGATGGGTAACTCGGAAGTGGGACACCTCAACATAGGTGCCGGTCGCATTGTTTATCAAGAGCTGACCCGCATCAGCCGGGCTATCCGCGATGGTTCATTTTTTAGGAACAGTGTTTTGCTGGAAGCCTTGGAACAGGTTAAAAAACGGAGGGGAGCTCTGCACCTTCTAGGTCTCCTTTCCGACGGAGGCGTCCACAGCCACCTGGAGCACCTCTACGCCCTTCTAGAGTTTGCCGCGCGCCAAGGCGTGGACAGGGTGTACATACATGCCTTCCTGGACGGCCGGGATGTGCCGCCGGCGTGTGCAGGCCAGTACATAGAGGCCGTAGAAGAGGAATGCCGGCGGCACGGGCGGGGAGCCATCGCCACCATCATGGGCCGCTACTATGCCATGGACCGGGACCGCAGGTGGGAGCGGACGGAAAAGGCCTACCGTGCGCTGGTGGCCGGGGAGGGCCACGGGTTTGCGAGCGCCGGGGAGGCCTTAGAGGCCTCCTACCGGCGGAATATTACCGATGAGTTTGTGGAACCCTCGGTGATTATGCGGGACGGTCGCCCCCTGGCCACCGTAAACGACGGGGATGCGGTCATTTTCTATAACTTCCGGGCTGACCGGGCCCGCCAGCTCACCAGGGCCTTTGTGGACGATGATTTCCCCTATTTTGAGCGGCCCGGGGGCAAACTCGACATTAGTTTTGTCTGTTTCACCCAGTACGACGCCACCATCCCGGCACCGGTAGCCTTTCCGCCCCAGGATTTAAAGGATACCCTGGGCGAGGTAGTGAGCCGGGCGGGCTTGAAACAGTTGCGCATTGCCGAGACGGAAAAGTACGCCCACGTTACCTTCTTTTTTAACGGCGGGGTGGAGGAGCCCTTCCCCAACGAGGACCGCGTTCTGGTCCCCTCCCCCAAAGTGGCCACATACGACCAGAAGCCTGAGATGAGCGCCTACGAAGTCACCGTGGAAGTCCTCAAGAGGCTTGATACTTATGATTTTATTGTCCTTAATTTTGCCAATCCGGATATGGTAGGACATACCGGGGATCTTCAGGCGGCCATCCGGGCCCTGGAGGCGGTGGATGAGTGCCTCGGCCGCCTGGCCGAGGCCATGACGTCCCGCCGGGCACCCCTCATCATCACTGCCGACCACGGCAATGCGGAGGAAATGGTGGAACCCAACGGAGAACCCCATACGGCCCACACCAGCAACCCGGTTCCCTTCATCCTGGTGGACGAGCGCTACCGGCAGGCCAGGCTGGGGGAGGGCTCCCTCCAGGACGTGGCTCCCACCGTATTGGCCCTCCTGGGTCTGGACCAACCGGAGGCCATGACGGGCCGCAATTTGATTTTAGAAGCAGAAAAGGCGGAGGTGTTACCATGA